The following are encoded in a window of Kitasatospora fiedleri genomic DNA:
- a CDS encoding DUF6643 family protein, with protein MPHDLAPLLRRSRLPPPSFSSGTPIYDSLVAERGIPQIAPINVPPALPAASWSSAYGSGFGTGPDSSQSNLPALPRPVSPSARPEQHPGPGAVHPGPARLRQRPAAPAARLRERPAGLRPAPGRPGLPQPGQGYPAPQAPGGFAAAPQSFTPTFNSQQFGAQPAPQQQSFGDQSFGGTTLRPAAAPQQYPQYRQYPQAG; from the coding sequence ATGCCCCATGACCTCGCCCCGCTCCTACGACGGAGTCGGCTACCCCCTCCGTCCTTCTCCTCCGGCACGCCCATCTACGACAGCCTGGTCGCAGAGCGCGGCATCCCGCAGATCGCACCGATCAACGTGCCCCCGGCCCTCCCGGCCGCGTCCTGGTCCTCCGCCTACGGCAGCGGTTTCGGCACCGGTCCCGACTCCTCCCAGTCGAACCTGCCCGCCCTGCCCCGGCCCGTCTCGCCCTCGGCCCGGCCCGAGCAGCACCCCGGCCCCGGCGCCGTACATCCCGGCCCAGCCCGGCTACGCCAACGCCCCGCAGCCCCCGCAGCCCGGCTACGCGAGCGCCCCGCAGGGCTTCGGCCAGCGCCCGGCCGCCCCGGCCTACCGCAGCCCGGGCAGGGCTACCCGGCCCCGCAGGCCCCCGGCGGCTTCGCCGCGGCCCCGCAGAGCTTCACGCCGACCTTCAACTCCCAGCAGTTCGGCGCCCAGCCCGCCCCGCAGCAGCAGTCGTTCGGCGACCAGTCCTTCGGCGGCACCACCCTGCGCCCGGCGGCCGCCCCGCAGCAGTACCCGCAGTACCGGCAGTACCCGCAGGCAGGCTGA
- a CDS encoding MOSC N-terminal beta barrel domain-containing protein, protein MPRLAALHLYPVKSMYRLSPPSAAVQPWGLAGDRRWMLVGADGTALTQRDEPAIGQFRPPRPPTARRSP, encoded by the coding sequence ATGCCCCGTCTCGCCGCCCTGCACCTGTACCCCGTCAAGTCGATGTACCGGCTCAGCCCGCCGTCCGCCGCGGTGCAGCCCTGGGGCCTGGCCGGGGACCGCCGCTGGATGCTGGTCGGCGCCGACGGCACCGCCCTCACCCAGCGCGACGAGCCCGCGATCGGGCAGTTCCGCCCGCCCCGTCCGCCGACGGCGCGTCGCTCACCCTGA
- a CDS encoding MOSC domain-containing protein, translating to MADGFPLLLTTTASLDELNARIAADHPDDPRKGAALPMERFRPNLVVSGTAPWAEDGWRRIRVGGLEFRVAKPCGRCVVTTTDQETGERRGPEPLRALGRHHRFGQKLVFGQNLVPVRPPGPPRCWGRWRSATGWSCWRRRRRRCRTAADRRRPAPTRRRGAARPRRQPRAPGTTPGPGR from the coding sequence ATGGCCGACGGCTTCCCGCTGCTGCTCACCACCACCGCCTCGCTCGACGAGCTGAACGCCCGGATCGCCGCCGACCACCCGGACGACCCGCGCAAGGGCGCGGCGCTGCCGATGGAGCGCTTCCGCCCCAACCTGGTGGTGTCCGGCACCGCGCCGTGGGCCGAGGACGGCTGGCGGCGAATCCGGGTCGGCGGGCTGGAGTTCCGGGTGGCGAAGCCGTGCGGGCGCTGCGTGGTGACCACCACCGACCAGGAGACCGGCGAGCGGCGCGGCCCCGAGCCGCTGCGGGCGCTGGGCCGCCACCACCGCTTCGGCCAGAAGCTGGTGTTCGGCCAGAACCTGGTCCCGGTCCGCCCGCCGGGCCCGCCGAGGTGCTGGGGACGCTGGCGGTCGGCGACCGGGTGGAGCTGCTGGAGGAGACGCCGGCGCCGCTGCCGGACCGCCGCTGACCGGCGCCGACCGGCGCCGACGCGCCGCCGCGGGGCCGCCCGC